The following nucleotide sequence is from Streptomyces pactum.
GTCAAACGGAACCGGGCCCGGAGGGGCTCGACACAAGGCGGGGCACATGCTGATCGGAGAGTTGGCCCGGCGTACCGGGGTCAGCACACGGCTGCTGCGTTACTACGAGAAGCAGGGGTTGCTCACCTCCCGGCGCGGGCCGAACGACTACCGGTACTACGACGAGGAGTCGGTGGTCACCGTGCGGCAGATCCGCGCCCTGCTGGCCGCCGGGCTGTCCACCGAGGTCATCCGCTCGGTGCTGCCCTGTGTCCGGGGCGAGCAGCCGGAGTTCGTCTGGTGCCGGGACGTACGGAGCGTGCTGGACCGGGAGTTGGCGGCGATGGACGAGCGGATCGACGGCCTGCGGCGCACCCGCGGCACCCTCGCGGAGTACCTGGCCCAGCCCTCGGCCGGTGCCGGTGCCGGCGGGCCCGCCCGGCACTGAGCCGGCGTTATTCGCGTACAGCCGGGCCGTGGCCCGGGCGGGCATCAGCGGGTCCGGGCGACGGCCGCGCCCGGTACGGGAATCGCCGTCGCGGCTCCCCGGCGCCGGTCTCGCCGTCGCGGCCCCGGTCCGGCACCGGGTCCCGGTCCGGCGCCGGCGTCCCGGCATCGGCCCTGACCTGCATGACCGGCGTCTGCCCTCGCGCCGCCCCGCGCGGGCGGGCCGGCACCGGCTTCACCGCGGCACCGGCTTCACCGCGGCACCGGGTCCCGAGCCGACGCCCGGGCCCCGCCGGGTCCTCCCCCGCGCCGGCCCCGGCGGCTCATGCCGTACCGGACCCCCGGGTTCCGTCCCACCGTGCGGACCGCGGGGCGTACCGGACCACGGCCCGCCGCACGGGACGGATCACAGGTGGCGCCGCCGTACCCGGCACGGCCGCCCACGCGCACCGGACCGGGCGGGTGTGCCGCCCCACCGCACCCGGCCGGGCGGGTGTGCCGTCCCACCGGGCGTACCCGGAGGG
It contains:
- a CDS encoding MerR family transcriptional regulator, with the protein product MLIGELARRTGVSTRLLRYYEKQGLLTSRRGPNDYRYYDEESVVTVRQIRALLAAGLSTEVIRSVLPCVRGEQPEFVWCRDVRSVLDRELAAMDERIDGLRRTRGTLAEYLAQPSAGAGAGGPARH